In the genome of Myxococcus stipitatus, one region contains:
- a CDS encoding PspC domain-containing protein codes for MKRCTGCAEEMKAEASKCPHCGTRVTRLHRGVDGRMLTGVCAMLAREFGIDAAWVRVLLVVGTMFTGGTLPFVYVMLWAFTPPTAMGRPPLQRTMDWLSRLGQSADVRHLERRV; via the coding sequence ATGAAGCGATGCACGGGTTGCGCGGAGGAGATGAAGGCGGAAGCCTCGAAGTGCCCTCACTGCGGGACGCGAGTGACGCGACTGCACCGGGGCGTGGACGGGCGGATGCTCACGGGCGTCTGCGCGATGTTGGCGCGGGAGTTCGGCATCGACGCGGCGTGGGTGCGGGTGCTGCTGGTGGTCGGCACGATGTTCACCGGAGGCACGCTCCCGTTCGTCTACGTGATGCTCTGGGCCTTCACGCCGCCCACGGCGATGGGGCGCCCCCCGCTCCAGCGCACGATGGATTGGCTGTCCCGGCTGGGGCAGTCCGCGGACGTGCGCCACCTGGAGCGGCGCGTCTGA